From Diaminobutyricibacter sp. McL0608, one genomic window encodes:
- a CDS encoding ABC transporter permease, with protein MSDRALRASTVGLAPATFHEGGDGLSRWSRRIWRRVWPPLLAVLIVLLVWELVVLSGWRPDYVLPGPLTVGQTFVGELVDPKFWSALGTTLNRAMIGFAVAIVIGTALGLAVSRSRILRSAIGSLITGLQTMPSIAWFPLAILLFGLTEQAILFVVVIGAAPSIANGFVSGVDDVPPQLVRVAKVLGARGLGLYRSVMIPSAMPQYVSGLKQGWAFAWRSLMAGELLVIIASRPSLGVQLQFFREFANAPGLIAIMIVILLVGVIVDGVFSAIANGVRSRRGMGVVRI; from the coding sequence ATGAGTGATCGAGCCCTGCGCGCGTCGACCGTCGGCCTTGCGCCCGCCACATTCCACGAGGGCGGCGACGGGTTGTCGCGCTGGAGCAGGCGCATCTGGCGCCGCGTCTGGCCGCCGCTCCTCGCCGTGCTCATCGTCCTCCTCGTGTGGGAGCTGGTCGTGCTCAGCGGCTGGCGTCCCGATTACGTGCTCCCCGGCCCGCTGACGGTCGGCCAGACGTTCGTCGGCGAACTCGTCGACCCGAAGTTCTGGAGCGCTCTCGGCACGACGCTCAACCGGGCGATGATCGGCTTCGCGGTCGCCATCGTGATCGGGACGGCCCTCGGGCTCGCCGTGTCCCGCTCCCGAATCCTCCGTTCCGCGATCGGATCGCTGATCACCGGCCTCCAGACCATGCCGTCGATCGCCTGGTTCCCGCTGGCGATCCTGTTGTTCGGCCTCACCGAGCAGGCGATCCTGTTCGTGGTCGTCATCGGCGCGGCTCCGTCGATCGCGAACGGCTTCGTCTCCGGCGTGGACGACGTCCCGCCACAGCTGGTGCGGGTCGCGAAAGTTCTCGGTGCGCGTGGCCTCGGGCTGTACCGTTCTGTGATGATCCCGTCCGCGATGCCGCAGTACGTCTCGGGCCTCAAGCAGGGCTGGGCATTCGCCTGGCGCAGCCTGATGGCGGGCGAACTGCTGGTGATCATCGCATCCCGGCCTTCGCTCGGAGTCCAGCTCCAGTTCTTCCGCGAATTCGCCAACGCACCGGGGCTGATCGCGATCATGATCGTGATCCTGCTCGTCGGCGTCATCGTCGACGGCGTCTTCAGCGCGATCGCGAACGGAGTCCGCTCTCGCCGTGGCATGGGGGTCGTGCGAATATAG